Below is a window of Niabella agricola DNA.
CCAGCGCCGGAAACATTTTTGCCGTGCGTTCAGATTCTCCATAAGCTATTTTTATGGAAGATCTTTTGCAAAGCTGTTCAATTTCGGCATATGCTGCGGAATGAATGGGTTCCTCCAGCCAGGCTATATCCAGGCTGGCTATTTTGTTTACAAAATCAAGCGCCTGGTCCAATGTCCATATCTGGTTTGCATCTACCGCAAGTTGTACATGGCTGCCAATCAGTTGCCGTACAAACCGGACCCGCTCAATATCTTCAGTCATCCCGGTACCAAAATTGCTGCCGATCTTAATCTTTATACAATCGGCACCCATCTCCAGGAAACGGCTGATTTCTGTTTCCAGTTCTTTCAAACTGTAATTGGTGCCTCCGCCGCTGCCATACATACGCACCCAGTTCCGGTTTCCGTTTAAATACCGGTACAGGGGCATGCGGTTTCGCCGGGCGGCGAGGTCATGCAGGGCCATATCCACCTGCCCCAGTAATGCGGCCGCCTGTCCACGGAATCCCTCATTACGGATAGACCAGTACAACAGGGTATATAATTTTTTGTACGGCAGATTGCCGGAATGAAACAATATTGGGAAAAGACACTTCTCCAGGATGTTCATATAGGTATTGAATACAGGGGCCTCTCCGATATGGCCATCTTCAGCTTCAAGGGTAAGGATGGAAAGCCCAAAATGATTAAAGGGTCCCATGGTCGCATCCTGGAAGGGTGTAACGGTAGGCACGGGTTCCAATACCCTGATTTGGGCACGAGTGATCCGAAACACTTCATTATCGATCTGGTACATTGTAATGACTTAATGCGGTTCTTTTATATATCCAATGATTTTATTGTATAGGTTGTGGTCAAGCGGTCCTTCCGAAATCGCCGCCAGGCTTTCGTTAAGCTCCTGCAAACCTGCCGGTCCGATAACCACACGAAACGGCCATGGGATATTCTGCAAAAACCGAAGCGCCAGTGTTGACAGGGATAATTGTTTTTCGATGGCCATTTTATTGACTCCGGAAGCTGTGTCCAGGAATCTGTGCTCCAGCCATTGTGGCCGGTTGCGGGCAAACGATTCAAAGCAGCGGCCCAACAATCCCATATGCAACGGGCTGGCGGCCCAATAGGTAATATTGCGGCTGCAGCACCAGGCCAGGGATGTATCCAATGCATCGATGCAACAGGCATCAAGCCGGTTGTATTCCATTACCACGTCAAAAACACCGGCATCGAGGTAGGGAAGAAAAGCAGCAGGATAGTTCCCTCCCAACCCGATTTGCGTGGTATAGCCCTGCTGCTTCAGCGCCATCATCTTTAAAACAGCCGGTTCTATTTCCGTACCCGGAATGGCTGCGGGTTCATGCAGGAATAATATATCTGCATTTGATACTCCCAGGATATGCAGGCTACGGTCAACACTCCTGGCCATACCATCTGGTGTATAATCATAAATACCCTGATCCGAAGCATAGCTTTTCAGGCGTCCTACCTTTGTACTTACCAGCGGGCGCGCTCCCTTCCACTGCTGCAGGGCCCGGCCCACAAATGACTCTCCGTCTCCGTATGCAGGAGCCGTATCGATTGCCCGAATTCCTTTTTCCAGTGCATAGAGGATACTATTAACGGACGCTTCCGGATCCACTGGTCCCCAAACACCTCCCAGGCCGGCTGTTCCGAGCACATAGCGCTGCAGGTTTGTAGCATCAGTCCGATCCTTCATATGACATCGATTTGTTTATCTATGTAAAGCTATTTCATTTTGAAGGATTGCTCCATCACTATATTGCTTATTTCTTATGTTATTTTGCTTTTCGTTTGATGGTGTTTTCTTACCATCTACTTTTGTGTCATACATGAACCGATCCGGTAGATGTATTTGTTTGACGGCATTTTTAAAATGAACCAGTTGGTGTATCAACCGCTTGACCATAACAATGTGACCCCGCTTCACCAACAGGCAGAAGAATGGCTCCGTCAATTAATCCGCGGGGAGGCGTATCAGAAAGGGCACCCCATTCCTCCCGAAATACAGTTGGCCCGGCAGCTCCGCATATCCCGCAGTACGTTGCGACAGGCCATTAGCAAGCTGGTGTTTGAGGGCCTGCTAGTACGGAAAAAGAGAACGGGCACCTGTGTATCCGGAAGCAATCCGGTACTTGCCGCTGCATCGCCGGTTGCCATACAGACAGCAGAACCAGATTCCCGCCATCGCCATTTCGAACTGCACGTGTCTTATACTACCGTGTCTAATGAAGCCTTGCACTTTTTTGGAACCGGCACTCCTGGTAAAGTGCTGCGACGGGAGCGGCTGAGCGGAACAATGGAATCACCGCTTGAGTATACCATTGCTGAATTCAATCCGGCGCTGCCGGTTTCTGCTTCGGAGAACTTCAACCTGCCGCTTTCCGAAATCCTTGAAAAAGGCTGCGGGTTGCGCATCGAAACAATACAGGAAACGCTGCATGCGGTTGCTGCCGATCTTTTCCTTGCCGCAAAACTAGAAACGGTACCCGGTACACCACTGCTGGTGCGTAAACGTCATATTTATGTAACGGATGCGCTCCCAGCTGTATTCATTACCGTATATAACAGGACCGACACCCTTACAGCGATCATTGAACACTGGCATCCGTAAACGGATCCTGCCGGTGCGTCAGCGATCGCCTCCATTATGCGGCGCTGCTGAATGGGGCCCCAATATCTATTCATACCAGCGCAGCATCCCTGGGGTTTTTACGGCGGGTTAACTGCAGCTTCTTTATCGGCATAGGTTGCCGATCAGTTTTTCAGGTTCCGGCCGTTCTGTGCAAAGAGCGCGGACGGCTTTCTCGTTGAAAAAAACGGTACATATACAGTTACCGGAGTATACGGTTTTCTGCATGAAGCTGTTTGCAACCATCTATATGAGGATCTTATTGCACCCTCATGCCGCCTACGGGGGATGAACCACTATTTCCGGATCAGCGCAACCGATGCTGTATTCCCGCTCATTTCCAATACCAGCACCGAGTCATTTTCATCCGGCAGCTGCTCCGGAAGCTGAATCACAATCTGCTCCTGCTCTAATCTGAATGACAGTTTGTCCCCTTTCAAAAAGTATGCTTTCTTA
It encodes the following:
- a CDS encoding aldo/keto reductase, producing the protein MKDRTDATNLQRYVLGTAGLGGVWGPVDPEASVNSILYALEKGIRAIDTAPAYGDGESFVGRALQQWKGARPLVSTKVGRLKSYASDQGIYDYTPDGMARSVDRSLHILGVSNADILFLHEPAAIPGTEIEPAVLKMMALKQQGYTTQIGLGGNYPAAFLPYLDAGVFDVVMEYNRLDACCIDALDTSLAWCCSRNITYWAASPLHMGLLGRCFESFARNRPQWLEHRFLDTASGVNKMAIEKQLSLSTLALRFLQNIPWPFRVVIGPAGLQELNESLAAISEGPLDHNLYNKIIGYIKEPH
- a CDS encoding mandelate racemase/muconate lactonizing enzyme family protein, whose amino-acid sequence is MYQIDNEVFRITRAQIRVLEPVPTVTPFQDATMGPFNHFGLSILTLEAEDGHIGEAPVFNTYMNILEKCLFPILFHSGNLPYKKLYTLLYWSIRNEGFRGQAAALLGQVDMALHDLAARRNRMPLYRYLNGNRNWVRMYGSGGGTNYSLKELETEISRFLEMGADCIKIKIGSNFGTGMTEDIERVRFVRQLIGSHVQLAVDANQIWTLDQALDFVNKIASLDIAWLEEPIHSAAYAEIEQLCKRSSIKIAYGESERTAKMFPALVNAGVAHLQPVPTQLGGIQEWQEVRDLAQKHQLDFSSGGYSLYTAALLTTAPEEWPVEYLYAIMYSLEQYFMVRPQWENGRFILPDIEGLPLRIDWDYWKQKQKIIVHRTWTKEDVKKYEPAVNM
- a CDS encoding GntR family transcriptional regulator codes for the protein MYLFDGIFKMNQLVYQPLDHNNVTPLHQQAEEWLRQLIRGEAYQKGHPIPPEIQLARQLRISRSTLRQAISKLVFEGLLVRKKRTGTCVSGSNPVLAAASPVAIQTAEPDSRHRHFELHVSYTTVSNEALHFFGTGTPGKVLRRERLSGTMESPLEYTIAEFNPALPVSASENFNLPLSEILEKGCGLRIETIQETLHAVAADLFLAAKLETVPGTPLLVRKRHIYVTDALPAVFITVYNRTDTLTAIIEHWHP